One genomic window of Bacillus mycoides includes the following:
- the sdhC gene encoding succinate dehydrogenase cytochrome B558, which translates to MKGREYTFRKWHSLMGVIPVGVFLTQHLIVNNFATRGAEAFNKAAGFMELLPFRYALEIFIIFLPILYHAIYGLYIAFTAKNNAVSYGYFRNWMFVFQRISGIVTLIFISWHVWETRIQALLGKEVNYDMMADILNNPFMFGFYLVGVVSTIFHFANGLWTFCISWGITVSPRSQRISTYVTLAIFLGLSYVGVSALLAFIDPQLANQ; encoded by the coding sequence ATGAAAGGCCGCGAGTATACGTTTCGTAAGTGGCACTCATTAATGGGGGTCATCCCGGTTGGTGTCTTTTTGACGCAACATTTAATTGTAAACAACTTTGCAACAAGAGGAGCAGAGGCTTTTAACAAAGCTGCAGGCTTTATGGAGCTCCTTCCATTCCGGTATGCGCTAGAAATTTTCATCATCTTTTTACCTATACTGTACCATGCTATATATGGCTTATATATTGCATTTACAGCTAAGAACAATGCGGTATCTTACGGCTATTTCCGTAACTGGATGTTCGTCTTCCAACGAATTTCAGGTATCGTTACGCTGATCTTCATTTCTTGGCACGTCTGGGAAACTCGTATTCAAGCATTGTTAGGTAAAGAGGTAAACTATGATATGATGGCAGATATTTTAAACAACCCATTTATGTTTGGTTTCTATTTAGTTGGTGTTGTTTCAACAATTTTCCACTTTGCAAATGGACTATGGACATTCTGCATAAGCTGGGGAATTACAGTATCTCCACGTTCACAAAGAATCTCTACTTATGTAACATTAGCTATTTTCTTAGGTCTATCTTATGTAGGTGTGAGTGCATTATTAGCGTTCATCGATCCACAGCTAGCAAACCAGTAA
- a CDS encoding YslB family protein gives MSKNTIDITSLEDVSLNAFAYELLREELLPDLIGNDLDGILYWAGRNLARKYPLETIEEVIQFFEKAGWGTLSIIEHKRREMQFQLKGTLITERQKQKRHSSYQLEAGFIAEQIQRQRNVVAESYEEQKKRSDSITFLVKWDIKDLIEV, from the coding sequence GTGAGCAAAAATACAATCGATATAACATCTTTAGAAGATGTTTCATTGAACGCCTTCGCTTATGAATTGCTACGTGAAGAATTACTACCTGATTTAATTGGTAACGATTTAGATGGTATTTTATACTGGGCCGGTAGAAACCTTGCGAGAAAATATCCGCTAGAAACAATTGAAGAAGTCATTCAGTTTTTTGAAAAAGCTGGTTGGGGCACTTTAAGCATCATTGAACATAAACGTCGTGAAATGCAATTTCAACTTAAAGGTACACTTATTACTGAGCGTCAAAAACAAAAAAGACATTCATCTTATCAATTAGAAGCTGGATTTATCGCCGAGCAAATTCAAAGACAAAGAAACGTCGTTGCAGAGTCCTATGAGGAACAGAAAAAACGTTCAGACTCTATTACATTTCTTGTTAAATGGGATATAAAAGATCTCATTGAAGTGTAG
- the uvrC gene encoding excinuclease ABC subunit C: MHEHLKEKLAILPDQPGCYLMKDKQGTVIYVGKAKVLKNRVRSYFTGSHDGKTLRLVGEIVDFEYIVTSSNLEALILELNLIKKYDPKYNIQLKDDKTYPFIKITAEKQPRLLITRNVKKDKGKYFGPYPNAQSAHETKKLLDRMYPLRKCSNMPDKVCLYYHMGQCLAPCVKEVTDEQNKEIVDEIIKFLNGGHKEIRSELETKMYEASEKLEFERAKELRDQIAHIDAIMEKQKMIMSDLVDRDVFGYAVDKGWMCVQVFFVRKGKLIERDVSMFPIYDEPEEGFLTFIGQFYENSSHFKPKEIVVPGSIDSELVERFLEVEATQPKRGKKKDLVELANKNAKIALEEKFHLIERDEERTIKAVDHLGKQLGIETPYRIEAFDNSNIQGANPVSAMIAFIDGKPAKKEYRKYKIKTVQGPDDYESMREVVRRRYTRALKENLPLPDLIIIDGGKGHLTATSDVLENELGLYIPMAGLVKDEKHKTSHLIIGDPPEPVMLARNSQEFYLLQRIQDEVHRFAITFHRQLHGKSVIQSALDEIPGIGDKRKKVLLKHFGSLKKMKEASVSEFVEAGMPKNVAETIYTYLTDKKTL; the protein is encoded by the coding sequence GTGCACGAGCATTTAAAAGAGAAGTTAGCAATTTTGCCCGATCAACCTGGTTGTTATTTAATGAAGGATAAGCAGGGAACGGTTATATATGTCGGAAAAGCAAAGGTACTCAAAAATCGTGTGCGCTCGTACTTTACTGGTTCACATGATGGGAAAACACTTCGGCTTGTTGGAGAAATTGTTGATTTTGAATATATTGTGACTTCCTCAAATTTGGAGGCTCTTATTTTAGAGTTGAATTTAATAAAAAAATATGATCCAAAATATAATATTCAATTAAAAGATGATAAAACATATCCTTTCATTAAAATTACAGCTGAAAAACAGCCACGCTTACTCATTACGCGAAACGTAAAAAAGGATAAAGGAAAGTATTTTGGCCCTTATCCAAATGCGCAATCGGCACATGAAACAAAGAAATTATTAGATCGTATGTATCCACTTCGTAAATGCTCCAATATGCCAGATAAAGTTTGCTTATATTATCATATGGGCCAATGTTTAGCGCCTTGTGTGAAAGAAGTAACGGATGAGCAAAATAAAGAAATTGTAGATGAAATTATTAAATTCTTAAATGGTGGGCATAAAGAAATTCGTTCAGAATTAGAAACGAAGATGTACGAGGCTTCAGAGAAACTAGAATTTGAACGGGCGAAAGAGTTGCGAGATCAAATTGCTCATATTGATGCAATTATGGAAAAGCAAAAGATGATTATGAGTGATTTAGTGGATCGGGATGTGTTTGGATACGCAGTTGATAAAGGGTGGATGTGTGTTCAAGTTTTCTTCGTTCGAAAAGGAAAGTTAATTGAGCGCGATGTTTCCATGTTCCCGATATATGATGAACCTGAAGAGGGTTTTTTAACTTTTATCGGTCAATTTTATGAAAACAGTAGTCATTTCAAGCCGAAGGAAATTGTTGTTCCAGGAAGTATCGATTCAGAATTAGTAGAGCGCTTTTTAGAAGTTGAAGCGACACAGCCGAAGCGTGGGAAGAAAAAAGATCTTGTGGAATTAGCAAATAAAAATGCAAAAATTGCACTAGAAGAGAAATTTCACTTAATTGAACGTGATGAAGAGCGAACGATTAAAGCTGTAGATCATTTAGGAAAGCAGCTCGGTATTGAAACACCTTATCGTATTGAAGCGTTTGATAATTCAAATATTCAAGGGGCCAATCCTGTTTCAGCAATGATTGCTTTTATTGATGGGAAACCAGCGAAGAAAGAATATCGGAAATATAAAATTAAAACGGTCCAAGGGCCAGATGATTACGAGTCTATGAGGGAAGTTGTGAGACGCCGTTATACGAGAGCATTGAAGGAAAATTTACCTTTGCCAGATTTAATAATTATCGATGGGGGAAAAGGACATCTCACGGCTACAAGTGATGTTCTTGAAAACGAGCTTGGATTATATATTCCAATGGCAGGACTTGTAAAAGATGAAAAACATAAAACATCACATTTAATTATTGGGGATCCGCCTGAGCCTGTTATGCTTGCGAGGAATAGCCAAGAATTTTATTTATTGCAGCGCATTCAAGATGAAGTACATCGATTTGCAATTACATTCCATCGTCAATTACACGGGAAATCTGTTATTCAATCGGCGTTAGATGAAATTCCCGGAATCGGTGATAAACGAAAAAAAGTATTGCTAAAACATTTTGGTTCATTAAAAAAGATGAAAGAAGCTTCCGTATCGGAATTTGTCGAAGCGGGTATGCCGAAAAATGTAGCGGAGACAATTTATACTTATTTAACAGATAAGAAGACGTTGTAG
- the trxA gene encoding thioredoxin, whose amino-acid sequence MAIINANDQSFAAETSEGVVLLDFWAPWCGPCKMIAPVLEEIDSELGEKVKVVKVDVDENQETARQFEVMSIPALFVLKDGKVVDQALGYKPKEALVELVSKHF is encoded by the coding sequence ATGGCAATTATAAATGCAAATGACCAAAGCTTCGCAGCTGAAACTAGCGAAGGTGTTGTATTATTAGATTTCTGGGCGCCTTGGTGCGGACCTTGTAAAATGATCGCTCCTGTATTAGAGGAAATCGATTCAGAGTTAGGCGAGAAAGTAAAAGTAGTAAAAGTGGACGTTGATGAAAACCAAGAAACTGCTCGTCAATTCGAAGTAATGAGTATTCCAGCTCTTTTCGTATTAAAAGACGGTAAAGTAGTTGATCAAGCGTTAGGATATAAACCGAAAGAAGCGTTAGTAGAATTAGTTTCTAAACACTTCTAA
- the etfA gene encoding electron transfer flavoprotein subunit alpha produces the protein MARKVLVMGEVRDGSLRNVSFEAVAAAKTIAEGGEVVGLLVGDSVASFANELIHYGADRVVTVENDKLKSYTSDGYAQAFLAVYAEENPEGIVFGHTALGKDLSPKLAAKLEAGLISDVTALEIEGGNVIFTRPIYSGKAFEKKIVTDGILFATVRPNNIATLEKDESRSGDVSSITVDVKDLRTIIQDVVRKTAEGVDLSEAKVIIAGGRGVKSEEGFKPLKELADVLGGAVGASRGACDAEYCDYSLQIGQTGKVVTPDLYIACGISGAIQHLAGMSNSKIIVAINKDPEASIFKVADYGIVGDLFEVLPLLTEEFKKLKVHS, from the coding sequence ATGGCTCGTAAAGTATTAGTAATGGGTGAAGTTCGTGATGGATCGCTACGTAACGTTTCGTTTGAAGCAGTAGCAGCAGCAAAAACAATTGCAGAAGGCGGTGAAGTGGTAGGTCTTCTAGTTGGAGACAGCGTTGCCTCTTTTGCAAATGAATTGATTCATTACGGTGCAGATCGCGTTGTGACAGTTGAAAATGATAAATTAAAATCATATACATCTGATGGTTATGCACAAGCATTTTTAGCTGTATATGCTGAAGAAAATCCAGAAGGCATTGTATTTGGACATACAGCACTTGGTAAAGATTTATCACCAAAATTAGCAGCGAAGCTTGAAGCTGGTTTAATTTCTGACGTAACTGCTTTAGAAATTGAAGGTGGCAATGTTATCTTTACTCGTCCAATCTATTCTGGTAAAGCATTTGAGAAGAAGATTGTAACAGATGGTATATTATTTGCGACAGTGCGCCCAAATAATATCGCAACTCTTGAAAAAGATGAATCGCGCAGCGGTGATGTGTCTTCTATTACAGTTGATGTGAAAGATCTACGTACAATCATTCAAGATGTTGTCCGTAAAACTGCAGAAGGTGTTGATCTTTCTGAAGCGAAAGTCATTATAGCTGGCGGCCGTGGTGTGAAGAGTGAAGAAGGATTTAAACCGTTAAAAGAATTGGCTGACGTACTAGGCGGCGCTGTTGGAGCATCTCGTGGTGCTTGTGATGCTGAGTACTGTGATTATTCATTACAAATTGGTCAAACAGGTAAAGTTGTTACACCAGACCTATACATCGCATGCGGAATTTCTGGTGCGATTCAACATTTAGCTGGTATGTCTAATTCAAAAATAATTGTTGCGATTAATAAAGATCCAGAAGCAAGTATCTTCAAAGTAGCTGACTACGGTATTGTCGGTGATTTATTTGAAGTATTACCTCTTTTAACAGAAGAGTTCAAAAAGTTAAAAGTACATTCATGA
- the etfB gene encoding electron transfer flavoprotein subunit beta: MNIYVLMKRTFDTEEKIVIKNGAIYDGEAEFIINPYDEYAIEEAIQVRDAQGGEVTVITVGGEDSEKELRTALAMGCDKAVLINIEDDVENGDQFTTAKVLAEYLKDKEIDLILGGNVAIDGASGQVGPRVAEALNIPYVTTITKLEIDGTNVKIERDVEGDTEVIETSLPLLVTAQQGLNEPRYPSLPGIMKAKKKPLEEVELDDLDLEEDDVEAKTKTIEIYLPPKKDAGKVLQGELQDQVKELVSLLHTEAKVI, translated from the coding sequence ATGAACATCTACGTACTCATGAAACGAACATTTGATACAGAAGAAAAAATCGTAATTAAAAACGGTGCAATTTACGATGGCGAAGCGGAATTCATCATCAACCCTTACGATGAATATGCGATTGAAGAAGCGATTCAAGTAAGAGATGCACAAGGTGGAGAAGTTACTGTTATAACAGTTGGTGGCGAGGATAGTGAAAAAGAACTTCGCACAGCATTAGCGATGGGCTGCGATAAAGCGGTACTAATTAACATTGAAGATGATGTTGAGAATGGTGACCAATTTACAACAGCAAAAGTGCTTGCTGAATATTTAAAAGATAAAGAAATTGATTTAATTTTAGGCGGGAACGTTGCGATTGACGGTGCATCTGGACAAGTTGGTCCACGAGTAGCTGAAGCGTTAAATATCCCATACGTAACGACGATTACGAAGCTTGAAATTGATGGTACAAATGTGAAGATTGAGCGTGATGTTGAAGGGGATACAGAAGTAATTGAAACATCATTACCTCTTCTAGTAACAGCGCAACAAGGTTTAAATGAACCGCGTTATCCATCACTTCCAGGTATTATGAAAGCGAAGAAGAAGCCACTAGAAGAAGTAGAATTAGATGATTTAGATTTAGAAGAAGATGATGTGGAAGCAAAAACAAAAACAATTGAAATCTATTTGCCTCCTAAGAAAGATGCAGGAAAAGTGTTACAAGGCGAGCTGCAAGATCAAGTAAAAGAACTTGTATCGTTGCTCCACACAGAAGCGAAAGTAATCTAA
- a CDS encoding enoyl-CoA hydratase has protein sequence MLKFLSVKVEDHIAVATLNHAPANAMSSQVMHDVTELIDQVEKDDNIRVVVLHGEGRFFSAGADIKEFTSVTEAKQATELAQLGQVTFERVEKCSKPVIAAIHGAALGGGLEFAMSCHMRFVTESTKLGLPELTLGLIPGFAGTQRLPRYVGKAKACEMMLTSTPITGAEALQWGLVNGVFSEESILEDTLKIAKQIAGKSPATTRAVLELLQTTKSSHYYEGVQRESQIFGEVFTSEDGREGVAAFLEKRKPSFSGR, from the coding sequence ATGTTGAAATTCCTATCTGTAAAAGTTGAAGATCATATCGCGGTGGCGACGTTAAATCATGCTCCAGCTAATGCGATGTCTTCACAAGTTATGCATGACGTTACTGAATTAATCGATCAAGTGGAAAAGGATGATAACATTCGTGTTGTTGTTTTACATGGTGAAGGACGCTTCTTCTCCGCGGGGGCAGATATTAAAGAATTTACATCTGTTACTGAAGCGAAGCAAGCAACAGAGTTAGCACAGCTTGGACAAGTTACGTTTGAGCGTGTTGAAAAATGCTCAAAACCAGTTATTGCGGCAATTCATGGAGCGGCACTTGGCGGTGGCCTTGAGTTTGCTATGTCTTGCCACATGCGCTTTGTAACTGAAAGTACAAAGCTTGGTTTACCTGAATTAACACTTGGATTAATTCCTGGTTTTGCGGGTACACAGCGCTTACCACGTTATGTTGGTAAAGCGAAAGCTTGTGAAATGATGTTAACAAGTACACCAATTACTGGTGCAGAAGCATTGCAATGGGGACTTGTTAACGGAGTGTTTTCTGAAGAATCCATTTTAGAAGATACGCTTAAAATTGCAAAACAGATTGCTGGAAAAAGCCCAGCAACAACTCGTGCTGTGCTAGAGTTATTACAAACGACAAAATCGTCTCATTATTATGAAGGTGTACAGCGTGAATCACAGATTTTTGGTGAAGTATTTACGAGTGAAGATGGAAGAGAAGGCGTAGCAGCGTTTTTAGAAAAACGTAAGCCTTCATTTAGTGGTAGGTAG
- a CDS encoding TetR/AcrR family transcriptional regulator: MKKNRPKYNQIIDAAVIVIAENGYHQAQVSKIAKQAGVADGTIYLYFKNKEDILISLFQEKMGEFVETIRQKIAGIESAVAKLFMLVETHFLLLSQNDPLAIVTQLELRQSNQDLRLKINEVLKGYLQVMDEILETGIKQGEFQADLNVRVARQMIFGTVDEVVTNWVMSDHKYDLVALSKTVHGLLIAACGYRK; the protein is encoded by the coding sequence GTGAAGAAAAATAGACCGAAATACAATCAAATTATTGATGCAGCAGTCATTGTGATTGCGGAGAATGGATACCATCAAGCGCAAGTTTCTAAAATTGCAAAGCAAGCTGGGGTAGCTGATGGCACGATTTATTTATATTTTAAAAATAAAGAAGATATATTAATATCCTTATTCCAAGAGAAGATGGGAGAATTTGTTGAAACAATTCGTCAAAAAATAGCAGGAATTGAAAGCGCTGTAGCGAAGTTATTCATGTTGGTAGAAACGCACTTCTTGCTGTTGTCACAAAATGATCCTCTTGCTATCGTTACGCAATTAGAACTAAGGCAGTCCAATCAAGACTTGCGCCTTAAAATAAATGAAGTACTAAAAGGCTACTTACAAGTTATGGATGAGATTTTAGAGACAGGTATAAAGCAAGGTGAATTTCAGGCGGATTTAAATGTTCGCGTGGCAAGACAAATGATCTTTGGAACAGTAGATGAAGTTGTGACCAATTGGGTAATGAGCGATCATAAGTATGATCTGGTCGCACTTTCAAAAACGGTACATGGGCTACTTATTGCAGCTTGTGGTTATCGTAAATAA
- a CDS encoding long-chain-fatty-acid--CoA ligase produces MEKPWLQSYPDEIPGTISYDIQPLHRYLEKMAARYPEKKALHFLGKDVTFSDFHDKVKKFANYLQRLGIEKGDRVAIMLPNCPQSVIGYYGTLLAGGIVVQTNPLYTERELEYQLHDSGAKVILCLDLVFPRVTNVQTATKIEHIIVTRIADFLPFPKNLLYPFVQKKQANLVVNVSESETIHLWKSVERESSANVEVPCDPENDLALLQYTGGTTGFPKGVMLTHKNLVSNTLMGAHWLYNCKEGEEVILGVLPFFHVYGMTAVMNLSIMQGYKMVLIPKFDMKMVFEAIKKHKVTLFPGAPTIYIALLNSPLLKEYDISSIQACISGSAPLPVEVQEEFERVTGGKLVEGYGLTESSPVTHGNFLWEKRVPGSIGVPWPDTEAIIMSLETGESLPPGEIGEIVVKGPQIMKGYWNKPEETAAVLQDGWLHTGDVGYMDEDGFFYVKDRKKDMIVASGFNVYPREVEEVLYEHEKVQEVVTIGVPDPYRGETVKAFVVLKEGAECSEEELDQFARKYLAAYKVPKVYEFRSELPKTTVGKILRRVLIDEEKRKNEDEQTG; encoded by the coding sequence GTGGAAAAACCTTGGCTGCAGAGTTATCCAGATGAAATTCCAGGGACGATTTCTTATGATATTCAGCCACTTCATAGATATTTAGAGAAAATGGCTGCTCGTTATCCAGAAAAGAAAGCGCTTCACTTTTTAGGGAAAGATGTTACATTTTCAGATTTCCATGACAAGGTAAAGAAATTTGCGAATTACCTTCAAAGGCTTGGTATTGAAAAAGGCGATAGAGTTGCGATTATGTTACCGAATTGTCCGCAATCTGTAATTGGTTATTATGGTACTTTGCTTGCGGGTGGTATTGTCGTACAAACGAATCCTCTTTATACAGAAAGAGAGCTTGAGTATCAACTTCATGACTCAGGGGCAAAAGTTATTCTTTGCCTTGATTTAGTGTTTCCGAGAGTTACTAACGTTCAAACTGCAACAAAGATTGAGCACATTATCGTAACCCGTATTGCAGATTTTTTACCATTCCCTAAAAATTTACTTTATCCATTTGTACAAAAAAAGCAGGCAAATCTTGTTGTGAATGTGTCGGAAAGCGAAACGATTCATCTTTGGAAATCGGTAGAAAGGGAAAGTAGTGCTAATGTTGAAGTTCCATGTGATCCTGAAAATGATCTAGCCCTTTTGCAGTATACAGGGGGAACGACAGGGTTTCCAAAAGGGGTTATGTTAACGCATAAAAACCTCGTTTCGAACACTTTAATGGGAGCGCATTGGTTATATAATTGTAAAGAAGGAGAAGAGGTAATTCTTGGTGTTCTTCCGTTTTTTCATGTGTACGGGATGACAGCTGTAATGAATTTGAGTATTATGCAAGGGTATAAAATGGTGCTTATTCCGAAGTTTGATATGAAAATGGTTTTTGAAGCAATTAAGAAACATAAAGTCACACTATTTCCAGGAGCACCAACCATTTATATTGCTCTATTAAATAGTCCTCTTTTAAAAGAATATGATATTTCTTCAATTCAGGCTTGTATTAGTGGTTCTGCACCGCTTCCTGTAGAAGTACAGGAGGAGTTTGAGAGAGTTACAGGTGGTAAATTAGTAGAAGGTTATGGATTAACGGAGTCATCACCAGTTACACATGGGAATTTTTTGTGGGAAAAGCGTGTGCCGGGAAGTATTGGGGTACCGTGGCCGGATACAGAGGCAATCATCATGTCACTTGAGACAGGAGAGTCATTACCTCCAGGTGAAATTGGTGAAATTGTTGTAAAGGGCCCACAAATTATGAAAGGGTATTGGAATAAGCCAGAAGAAACGGCAGCTGTACTGCAAGATGGCTGGCTTCATACAGGTGATGTAGGATACATGGATGAGGATGGCTTTTTCTATGTGAAAGATCGTAAGAAAGATATGATCGTTGCTAGTGGTTTTAACGTATATCCTCGTGAAGTAGAAGAGGTGTTATATGAACATGAAAAGGTGCAAGAAGTGGTAACAATCGGTGTTCCTGATCCGTATCGAGGGGAAACTGTAAAAGCGTTTGTTGTTTTGAAAGAAGGCGCTGAGTGTTCTGAAGAAGAATTAGATCAGTTTGCACGTAAATATTTAGCAGCTTACAAAGTCCCAAAGGTATATGAGTTTAGAAGTGAGTTGCCGAAGACGACAGTCGGAAAAATTTTACGCCGTGTCCTAATAGATGAAGAGAAGAGAAAGAATGAGGATGAGCAAACGGGCTAA
- a CDS encoding BclA C-terminal domain-containing protein — protein sequence MSLWSNNTNGYCGCNNPNGVHVDSCCFSCDGTVPKLGPTGPTGATGETGATGATGATGATGATGATGATGATGATGATGATGATGETGATGVTGTSITATYAFANNTSGTAISVLLGGTNVALPNNQNIGPGITVSGGNTVFTAANAGNYYISYTINITASLLVSSRITINGAPLAGTINSPALATTSFSATIITTLAAGSAISLQLFGLLAVATLSTTTPGAVLTIIRLS from the coding sequence ATGTCTTTATGGAGTAATAATACAAATGGATATTGTGGGTGTAATAATCCAAATGGTGTACATGTTGATTCATGCTGTTTTAGTTGCGATGGGACAGTTCCTAAGCTCGGTCCAACAGGTCCAACGGGAGCAACAGGTGAAACGGGAGCAACGGGAGCAACGGGAGCAACAGGAGCAACGGGAGCAACGGGAGCAACGGGAGCAACGGGAGCAACGGGAGCAACAGGAGCAACGGGAGCAACAGGAGCAACAGGTGAAACAGGAGCAACGGGAGTAACAGGTACAAGTATAACTGCGACGTATGCATTTGCGAATAATACATCGGGTACGGCAATATCAGTATTACTTGGTGGGACAAATGTCGCACTTCCGAATAATCAAAATATAGGACCTGGAATTACAGTATCTGGGGGAAACACAGTATTTACGGCCGCAAATGCGGGGAATTATTATATTTCATATACAATTAATATAACGGCTTCATTATTAGTTAGTTCGCGAATTACAATTAATGGAGCACCGCTTGCTGGGACTATCAACTCTCCTGCATTAGCGACGACTTCATTTAGTGCAACAATTATTACGACTCTTGCAGCGGGGAGTGCAATTAGTTTGCAGTTGTTTGGATTGTTAGCTGTTGCAACATTATCAACGACTACACCTGGTGCAGTTTTAACGATTATAAGATTAAGCTAA